The proteins below are encoded in one region of Belonocnema kinseyi isolate 2016_QV_RU_SX_M_011 chromosome 5, B_treatae_v1, whole genome shotgun sequence:
- the LOC117173734 gene encoding facilitated trehalose transporter Tret1-like — protein sequence MISSLLTVGYIIGYLLNPLIIDKLGRKNTLLLYGIPQIISWVLIIIAKNHITIYIARILGGISYGAGICGLTIYLSEIGSSRTRGIFITFLNLSMGLGFFFAMLLGASVPYNYMNLIFLSSPIIFVITFLFVPDSPYFMAKTNREELEMKKTINPLLLREKDTEKQDSNKADYELEDHKEKEELSLEGDKKGSKFFDIKESSLWKLVTLPNNRRALVIVISLAAMDVFSGHMVMWTFTQQLLTHKGSIIDPEKATLMIAIVKIFASLLTTLIIEKMDRRVLILSSGIIGTFAQGLVGAFFFFEERNFDISSIRWWPILGMTTYELALAMGASNIFYLYQAELFSTEVKSMAIMPPTSQKNIPQGMAELDCMLAKIKIDSEEKSMEKLDRYLAERERNMRR from the exons ATGATATCTTCTCTACTAACTGTTGGATACATAATAGGATATTTACTAAATCCTCTCATAATAGACAAATTGGGAAGGAAAAATACTTTACTACTTTATGGTATTCCACAAATTATTTCCTGGGTTTTAATAATCATAGCCAAAAACCATATCACAATATATATTGCAAGAATTCTAGGTGGGATTTCTTACGGTGCAGGAATTTGCGGACTGACCATCTACCTTTCAGAAATCGGAAGTTCAAGAACAAGAGGAATTTTTATTACTTTCCTCAATCTCTCAATGGGATTAGGATTCTTTTTCGCCATGCTTTTGGGCGCGTCCGTACCCTACAATTACATGAATCTCATTTTTCTCTCATcaccaattatttttgttataacatttctttttgtGCCCGATTCTCCTTACTTTATGGCAAAAACTAATCGAGAAGAGTTAGAAATGAAAAAGACAATAAATCCTTTATTGCTTAGAGAAAAAGATACTGAAAAACAGGATTCAAATAAAGCGGACTATGAACTAGAAGATCATAAAGAAAAGGAAGAACTTAGTTTGGAAGGAgataaaaaaggttcaaaatttttcGATATAAAAGAATCCAGTTTATGGAAATTAGTGACTCTTCCGAATAATCGAAGAGCTTTGGTGATAGTGATAAGTCTTGCAGCCATGGATGTGTTTTCTGGTCATATGGTTATGTGGACTTTTACACAACAATTGTTAACTCATAAAGGATCAATTATAGACCCTGAAAAAGCAACTTTGATGATagcaattgtaaaaatatttgccTCCTTATTAACTACTCTCATAATAGAAAAAATGGATAGAAGAGTTCTTATTTTATCTTCTGGGATAATTGGCACCTTCGCTCAGGGACTTGTTGGtgccttttttttctttgaagaacgaaattttgatatttctagTATTAGATGGTGGCCCATACTGGGAATGACAACTTATGAATTGGCTTTGGCAATGGgggcttcaaatattttttatctttaccaAGCAGAATTATTTTCGACTGAAGTTAAAAGTATGGCTATAATG CCCCCCACGAGCCAGAAGAACATTCCTCAAGGTATGGCTGAATTAGATTGCATGTTagcgaaaattaaaattgactcgGAAGAAAAGAGCATGGAAAAGCTCGACAGATATCTCGCTGAGCGCGAGAGAAATATGCGTCGATAA
- the LOC117173735 gene encoding uncharacterized protein LOC117173735: MAHRDKVDQEIHRMINVGINVGIIQRSKSPYINPIVPVIKKDGSVRLCLDARKLNDILIEDWECPESAEVLFQKCKGMNIMTNLDMTSSASTRTRARTSWNGRAHYYFRERHFNNIGNDQHAAEAVPLLKLIKKGARWDWNKEAEKSFERVKKLFSESIMLYLPDSTKGYYFESDASDYALGAV, from the exons ATGGCACATCGCGATAAAGTCGATCAGGAAATACATAGAATGATAAATGTGGGAATAAATGTGGGAATTATACAACGTTCCAAGAGTCCCTACATTAATCCTATTGTCccagtaataaaaaaagatgggTCAGTCCGTTTGTGCCTAGACGCGAGGAAATTAAATGACATTCTGATCGAAGATTGGGAGTGTCCAGAGTCGGCGGAAGTATTATTCCAGAAATGTAAAGGAATGAACATCATGACGAATCTGGACATGACAAGCAGCGCTAGTACGAGGACTCGAGCACGCACTTCTTGGAATGGGCGAGCACATTATTACTTTCGTGAACGACACTTTAATAACATCGGAAA cGATCAACACGCAGCTGAAGCCGTACCGCTTCTGAAACTAATAAAAAAGGGAGCGAGATGGGATTGGAACAAAGAAGCAGAGAAGAGTTTCGAAAGAGTAAAGAAATTATTCAGCGAATCGATCATGCTGTATTTGCCAGACTCGACGAAAGGTTACTATTTTGAGTCTGATGCAAGCGACTACGCTCTCGGGGCAGTATAA